One window from the genome of Fundidesulfovibrio magnetotacticus encodes:
- a CDS encoding nucleoside-diphosphate sugar epimerase/dehydratase encodes MAVHPVEASHVRGLLGGATRLALYGAGGKGRTLPRFLRETVPECEVAGFLDSDPALRGRRVDGLPVAGPEALEAWGIQAVAVSTYAKHAVASALRQFRRESGGSFAVLTGLDELHSAHCFAALRELL; translated from the coding sequence GTGGCCGTGCACCCCGTGGAGGCCTCGCACGTGCGCGGCCTCCTGGGCGGGGCCACGCGGCTGGCGCTTTACGGAGCGGGCGGCAAGGGGCGCACGCTCCCGCGCTTCCTCCGGGAAACCGTTCCGGAGTGCGAGGTGGCGGGATTCCTGGACTCCGACCCCGCGCTGCGCGGCCGCCGCGTCGACGGGCTCCCGGTGGCCGGCCCCGAGGCACTGGAGGCATGGGGCATCCAGGCCGTGGCGGTCTCCACCTACGCCAAGCACGCCGTGGCCTCGGCTCTGCGGCAGTTCCGGCGGGAGAGCGGGGGCTCCTTCGCGGTGCTCACCGGCCTGGACGAACTCCACTCCGCGCACTGTTTTGCCGCGCTCAGGGAACTTCTCTGA
- a CDS encoding radical SAM protein, whose protein sequence is MFHDEKDLPGDSRICVYGAGSRAARLLRRLAANRPDLEVACVVDSFSDGGMFEGLPLRNVAHLAEETFDYLVVSAYRYDEVVRTLSARGLSPRYYVHVDCDPPAASPELLTAPPRERRQVLDQFEALSRRRTGQVNVTLTNACNSRCVFCAYPGYTEPRAVMTREHFARLASSMAAHGELTMDFSPLIGESLLDPGLADKIRHARQAGIQRLLITSNGLLLGRDEALLQLLLSECETISVSTPGLSREAYRRIFRVDAFRQVLDGLRQVAAVKRRLGGGAHVNLCLRSPRPPQAALDDEGFRELLPFIKEGLLFFDPGDGCVEFDNWSGALVAGQLPEGLRLKPPAVTPGAPPCDFILRGACTALPDGSLRLCPCRFLETLRDDLVIADPDHPDPLAALHGPRHERIVLDWLDGRLPRACAGCSLYRPCAEQNT, encoded by the coding sequence ATGTTTCACGACGAAAAGGACCTCCCCGGGGACAGCCGCATCTGCGTCTACGGCGCGGGCAGCCGCGCCGCCAGGCTGCTGCGGCGCCTCGCCGCCAACCGTCCGGATCTGGAAGTGGCCTGCGTCGTGGACTCCTTCTCAGACGGCGGGATGTTCGAGGGCCTCCCCCTGCGCAACGTCGCCCATCTGGCGGAGGAGACCTTCGACTACCTCGTCGTCAGCGCTTACCGCTACGACGAAGTGGTCCGTACCCTGAGCGCCCGCGGGCTCTCACCGCGCTACTACGTCCACGTGGACTGCGACCCGCCCGCCGCGTCCCCGGAGCTCCTCACCGCGCCCCCCAGGGAGAGGCGGCAGGTGCTGGACCAGTTCGAGGCCCTGTCCCGACGCCGCACGGGGCAGGTGAACGTCACCCTCACCAACGCCTGCAACAGCCGCTGCGTCTTCTGCGCCTATCCGGGCTACACCGAGCCCCGAGCCGTCATGACCAGGGAGCACTTCGCCCGCCTGGCCAGCTCCATGGCCGCCCACGGCGAGCTGACCATGGACTTCAGCCCGCTCATCGGGGAATCCCTGCTGGACCCGGGCCTGGCCGACAAGATCCGCCACGCCCGGCAGGCCGGAATCCAGCGGCTGCTCATAACCAGCAACGGGCTGCTGCTGGGCCGTGACGAGGCCCTGCTTCAGCTGCTGCTGAGCGAATGCGAGACCATCTCCGTGAGCACCCCCGGCCTGTCCCGTGAGGCGTACCGCCGCATCTTCCGGGTGGACGCTTTCCGGCAGGTTCTTGACGGGCTGCGCCAGGTGGCGGCGGTGAAGAGGCGTCTGGGAGGCGGAGCCCACGTGAACCTCTGCCTGCGCAGCCCCCGCCCGCCCCAGGCCGCCCTCGACGACGAAGGGTTTCGGGAGCTCCTGCCCTTCATCAAGGAGGGCCTGCTCTTCTTCGACCCGGGCGACGGGTGCGTGGAGTTCGACAACTGGTCGGGCGCGCTGGTCGCCGGGCAGTTGCCGGAGGGCCTGCGCTTGAAACCCCCGGCCGTTACGCCGGGAGCCCCGCCCTGCGATTTCATCCTGCGCGGCGCGTGCACCGCCCTGCCCGACGGGAGCTTGCGCCTGTGCCCGTGCCGTTTTCTGGAGACCCTGCGCGACGACCTCGTGATCGCAGACCCCGACCACCCGGACCCCCTGGCCGCGCTGCACGGCCCGCGCCACGAGCGCATCGTCCTCGACTGGCTCGACGGCAGGCTGCCCCGGGCCTGCGCGGGGTGTTCGCTCTACAGGCCCTGCGCGGAACAAAACACCTAG
- a CDS encoding FtsX-like permease family protein has translation MTLTIALRNLLHDKVRLAVTLTGVVFAVVLIAVQAGLFVGFTTATSTVIDNTRAQYWICARGMRNFDVTSPLPQKAFHQTLSTPGVAEARRLVVQFANWKKPNGGFESVEVVGYEAASDMGGPWNVVEGDAALLAVPDTVAVDEVYRAKLGVARLGEQVEVNGHRVRVAAFTRGIRSFTTSPYIFSTLPIAQTLCNLREGRFTYVLVDALPGTDPEEFKRELARRVDGVDVYTSREFSRKTQQYWMFTTGAGMALLIAAALGLVVGVVVVAQTLYATTMDHLAEFGTLRAMGAPGGYIHRIIVLQALASAFAGYTPGIALSYLLVGLAEKGGASILLPSWLAVGLFFVTTGMCVGASLISINKVTRIDPVMVFKGR, from the coding sequence ATGACCCTGACCATCGCCTTGCGCAACCTCCTGCACGACAAGGTGCGTCTCGCGGTCACGCTCACGGGCGTGGTCTTCGCGGTGGTGCTCATCGCGGTGCAGGCCGGGCTCTTCGTGGGCTTCACCACGGCAACCTCCACCGTCATCGACAACACCCGCGCCCAGTACTGGATCTGCGCGCGCGGCATGCGCAATTTCGACGTCACCTCCCCCCTGCCCCAGAAGGCCTTCCACCAGACGCTCTCCACGCCCGGGGTGGCCGAAGCGCGCCGCCTGGTGGTGCAGTTCGCCAACTGGAAAAAGCCCAACGGCGGCTTCGAGTCCGTGGAGGTGGTGGGCTACGAGGCCGCCTCGGACATGGGCGGCCCCTGGAACGTGGTGGAGGGCGACGCCGCGCTCCTCGCAGTGCCCGACACCGTGGCCGTGGACGAGGTCTACCGCGCCAAGCTGGGCGTCGCGCGTCTGGGCGAGCAGGTGGAGGTGAACGGCCACCGCGTCCGGGTGGCGGCCTTCACCCGGGGCATCCGCTCCTTCACCACGTCGCCCTACATCTTCAGCACGCTGCCCATCGCCCAGACCTTGTGCAACCTGCGGGAAGGCCGTTTCACCTACGTGCTGGTGGACGCCCTGCCGGGAACCGACCCCGAGGAATTCAAGCGCGAGCTGGCGCGGCGCGTGGACGGCGTGGACGTGTACACCTCCCGCGAGTTCTCCAGGAAGACCCAGCAGTACTGGATGTTCACCACCGGCGCGGGCATGGCCCTGCTCATCGCGGCGGCCCTGGGCCTGGTGGTGGGCGTGGTGGTGGTGGCCCAGACCCTCTACGCCACCACCATGGACCATCTGGCCGAGTTCGGCACCCTGCGCGCCATGGGCGCTCCGGGGGGCTACATCCACCGCATCATCGTGCTCCAGGCCCTGGCCAGCGCCTTCGCGGGCTACACGCCGGGCATCGCCCTGAGTTACCTGCTGGTGGGTCTGGCCGAGAAAGGCGGGGCATCCATCCTCCTACCCTCCTGGCTTGCGGTGGGGCTTTTCTTCGTCACCACGGGCATGTGCGTGGGCGCATCGCTCATCTCCATCAACAAAGTCACGCGCATCGACCCGGTGATGGTCTTCAAGGGGCGCTGA
- a CDS encoding SAP domain-containing protein, translated as MNMKEIRDKARDVNLKIAVGWTKTTAVRAIQVAEGYEACFGRGLYSVCGQPDCCFRPDCEKIPGEQ; from the coding sequence ATGAATATGAAAGAGATCCGGGACAAGGCCAGGGATGTGAACCTCAAGATCGCCGTGGGCTGGACCAAGACCACCGCCGTCCGGGCCATCCAGGTGGCCGAGGGCTACGAGGCCTGCTTCGGCAGGGGCCTCTATTCGGTCTGCGGCCAGCCCGACTGCTGCTTCAGGCCCGACTGCGAGAAGATCCCCGGCGAGCAGTAG
- a CDS encoding ATP-binding protein, protein MKLTVVLSLLLLLFAASADVGAAAAPSPETPQIFVLHSYHPGFARTDGLQRGLAESLSGEGLNPRMIVEYLDAARLAPLRGYEGILDAKRYAILTMTAAARPQAAVVTDWKALEFWNAHRESMAPGVPVVACVLGGAMPRWFLEVPDTVAVVERLALKETAAMARRLSPRADKLLILGSKAQYFKVIQDMVAAEIPALSETLQVELFNENDIQALEARLASLDKSWIVLAVGRPEENGQLLTSAEAARRLSLVSPAPLYAAWGSWMGHGPVGGRVLYAEDQGRMAGEIVRELLKGRDVASMDRYREDNGRWVFDHAALVRFGLDPSLLPPGSQVLNEPVGLYATNPQLVWAYCLVTALLAVVAGVLWFHAARMRRAQVQVAGQINLVSSLMEAIPTPLFYKDTAGIYLGCNKAFVEWSGLTREALLGRTVHEVFPRAQADVFKAKDDELLASGPVQIYEFVKSTPGGERHIRFHKALYKAGDGSTAGLVGVIADFTDIWTAERELERASEYLRAIFDSSPSALVCVDARGVVTRANAKALALCPECVPGADSRQMPGLGGLVGHALRAIEEGRPLELPREVERKGGTVTARDVMIYPVQASGVREAVVRIDDATESHRMLEVLAQSEKMMSVGGLAAGMAHEINNPLGGIMQSAQVVITRIRPDLPVNRKAAEAAGCSMDGVQEYLARRDIPELLENLRASAKRVATVVSNMLEFSKRSSSAWLPEELNELVERAVLLCLQDYSLADGYGFKRITLLREFDPADPSAPCSSQQIQHVIFNILRNAAQAMAESRTTDPTIILRTWVDAENGYIEIEDNGPGMDDAARRKVFEPFYTTRETGSGTGLGLSVSYFIVRENHGGEITLDSEPGRGSRFTIRLPRRNRAAH, encoded by the coding sequence ATGAAGCTTACCGTAGTGCTCTCGCTCCTCCTCTTGCTCTTCGCGGCGTCGGCGGACGTGGGCGCGGCCGCCGCGCCGTCGCCGGAGACTCCTCAAATCTTCGTCCTGCACTCCTACCACCCGGGGTTCGCCCGCACGGACGGGCTCCAGCGCGGCCTGGCGGAGTCCCTTTCCGGCGAAGGACTGAACCCCAGGATGATCGTGGAATACCTGGACGCCGCGCGGCTCGCCCCTCTGCGCGGCTACGAGGGCATCCTGGACGCCAAGCGCTACGCCATCCTCACCATGACGGCCGCCGCGCGGCCCCAGGCGGCCGTGGTCACCGACTGGAAGGCCCTGGAATTCTGGAACGCCCACCGCGAGTCCATGGCCCCGGGCGTGCCCGTGGTGGCCTGCGTCCTGGGCGGCGCCATGCCCCGCTGGTTCCTGGAAGTGCCGGACACGGTGGCCGTGGTGGAACGCCTGGCCCTCAAGGAGACCGCAGCCATGGCCCGCAGGCTCAGCCCCCGGGCGGACAAGCTTTTGATCCTGGGAAGCAAGGCCCAGTACTTCAAGGTCATTCAGGACATGGTGGCTGCGGAGATCCCCGCACTCTCCGAGACCCTGCAGGTGGAGCTTTTCAACGAGAACGACATCCAGGCCCTGGAGGCGCGGCTGGCCAGCCTGGACAAGAGCTGGATCGTCCTGGCCGTGGGCCGTCCCGAGGAGAACGGGCAGTTGCTCACCTCCGCCGAGGCCGCGCGACGGCTGTCCCTGGTCAGCCCCGCGCCGCTCTACGCCGCATGGGGCTCCTGGATGGGCCACGGTCCCGTTGGCGGGCGGGTTCTCTACGCCGAGGACCAGGGACGAATGGCCGGGGAGATCGTCCGGGAACTACTCAAGGGGCGCGACGTGGCCTCCATGGACCGCTACCGCGAGGACAACGGCCGTTGGGTGTTCGACCACGCCGCCCTGGTCCGTTTCGGGCTGGACCCCTCGCTCCTGCCCCCGGGCAGCCAGGTGCTCAACGAGCCGGTGGGACTCTACGCCACCAATCCGCAACTGGTGTGGGCCTACTGCCTCGTCACGGCGCTCCTGGCCGTGGTGGCCGGCGTGCTGTGGTTCCACGCGGCAAGGATGCGCCGCGCCCAGGTGCAGGTGGCTGGCCAGATCAACCTCGTGTCCTCGCTCATGGAGGCCATCCCCACGCCCTTGTTCTACAAGGACACCGCCGGGATCTACCTGGGCTGCAACAAGGCCTTCGTGGAATGGTCCGGGCTTACGCGGGAAGCCCTGCTGGGCCGCACCGTGCACGAAGTTTTCCCCCGCGCCCAAGCCGACGTGTTCAAGGCCAAGGACGACGAGCTCCTGGCTTCAGGGCCGGTGCAGATTTACGAGTTCGTGAAGTCCACTCCCGGGGGCGAGCGTCACATCCGCTTCCACAAGGCCCTCTACAAGGCGGGCGACGGCTCCACGGCCGGTCTGGTGGGGGTCATCGCCGACTTCACCGACATCTGGACCGCCGAACGAGAGCTGGAGCGCGCCAGCGAATACCTGCGGGCCATCTTCGACTCCTCGCCCTCGGCCCTGGTCTGCGTGGACGCCCGGGGCGTGGTGACCAGGGCCAACGCCAAGGCCCTGGCCCTCTGCCCGGAGTGCGTTCCCGGGGCCGACAGCCGCCAGATGCCCGGCCTGGGAGGCCTTGTCGGCCATGCCCTGCGCGCCATCGAGGAGGGACGCCCCCTGGAGCTGCCCCGCGAGGTGGAGCGCAAGGGCGGCACGGTGACAGCTCGCGACGTGATGATCTACCCCGTGCAGGCCTCAGGGGTCCGCGAGGCCGTCGTCCGCATCGACGACGCCACCGAAAGCCACCGCATGCTCGAGGTGCTCGCCCAGTCCGAGAAGATGATGAGCGTGGGCGGGCTGGCGGCGGGCATGGCCCACGAGATCAACAACCCCCTGGGCGGCATCATGCAGAGCGCCCAGGTGGTGATCACGCGCATCCGCCCGGACCTCCCAGTGAATCGCAAGGCCGCCGAGGCGGCGGGCTGCTCCATGGACGGCGTTCAGGAATACCTTGCCCGCCGCGACATCCCTGAACTCCTGGAGAATCTGCGCGCCTCGGCCAAGCGGGTGGCGACCGTGGTCTCCAACATGCTGGAGTTCAGCAAGCGCAGCTCCTCGGCCTGGCTTCCCGAGGAACTCAACGAACTGGTGGAGAGGGCCGTGCTCCTCTGCCTGCAGGACTACAGCCTCGCCGACGGATACGGCTTCAAACGCATCACTCTGCTCCGGGAGTTCGACCCCGCCGATCCCTCGGCGCCCTGCTCCAGCCAGCAGATCCAGCACGTGATCTTCAACATCCTGCGCAACGCCGCCCAGGCCATGGCCGAGAGCCGCACGACGGACCCCACCATCATCCTGCGAACCTGGGTGGACGCCGAAAACGGCTACATCGAGATCGAGGACAACGGCCCCGGCATGGACGACGCCGCCCGGCGCAAGGTCTTCGAGCCCTTCTACACCACCCGGGAGACGGGCTCCGGCACGGGGCTCGGGCTCTCAGTCTCCTACTTCATCGTGCGCGAGAACCACGGCGGCGAAATCACCCTGGACTCCGAACCCGGCAGGGGCTCGCGCTTCACCATCCGCCTGCCCCGGCGAAACCGGGCCGCCCACTGA
- a CDS encoding acylneuraminate cytidylyltransferase family protein: MMLIDHKPQTVMAWIPARGGSKGLPGKALLDLNGRPVIAHTICAALESGLVDRVLVNTDDKEIRRVSLAWGAEVPFLRPASMAQDDSSLEEALHFQYEWLTRNEGAVPGVMIGMSPTHPFRLPGRLEAALRLAADRPDVMNVRGVVPLTRDPRNYWTLDAKGEALPFWGAHEEPPRGRVHQNLFSFNIVLDCRPHLPPQHCLPVAAALSPLEAVDLDEPKDMDLARLVAARGGPASARAGRAEGLGGYGGGSDRQGRDEGGFELFGKHFAAPERAEEPRILVHGDYPLLGESDIRAFAEATRGSDRMVVSGCEVDEDLHPYRLLVEDPRGYLRYAADIPQAVRGRRQAYPRVSRFAPGLVHVPSGMTAAGQPGCAAPLMWPMSREKLLDAADPLERLQIALHS, encoded by the coding sequence ATGATGCTCATCGACCACAAACCCCAGACCGTCATGGCATGGATCCCCGCGCGCGGCGGTTCCAAGGGCCTGCCCGGCAAGGCCCTCCTGGACTTGAACGGCAGGCCGGTGATCGCCCACACCATCTGCGCGGCCCTGGAGTCCGGGCTGGTGGACAGGGTGCTCGTGAACACCGACGACAAGGAGATCCGGCGCGTCAGCCTGGCCTGGGGGGCCGAGGTTCCCTTTCTGCGTCCCGCCTCCATGGCCCAGGACGACTCGTCCCTGGAGGAGGCCCTGCACTTTCAGTACGAATGGCTCACACGCAACGAGGGGGCCGTGCCCGGCGTCATGATCGGCATGAGCCCCACCCATCCCTTCAGGCTCCCAGGACGCCTGGAGGCCGCCCTGCGCCTGGCCGCCGACAGGCCCGACGTGATGAACGTGCGGGGCGTCGTCCCCCTGACCCGCGACCCTCGCAACTACTGGACACTGGACGCGAAGGGAGAGGCCCTCCCCTTCTGGGGCGCGCACGAGGAGCCCCCGCGCGGGCGCGTCCACCAGAACCTCTTCTCCTTCAACATCGTGCTGGATTGCCGCCCTCACCTGCCCCCCCAGCACTGCCTGCCGGTGGCGGCCGCCCTCTCGCCCCTGGAGGCCGTGGACCTCGACGAACCCAAGGACATGGACCTGGCAAGGCTTGTGGCCGCCCGGGGCGGCCCGGCTTCAGCGCGGGCGGGCCGTGCCGAAGGCCTGGGCGGGTACGGTGGCGGGAGCGACCGCCAAGGCCGGGACGAGGGGGGATTCGAGCTGTTCGGAAAGCATTTCGCCGCGCCGGAGCGTGCGGAGGAGCCACGCATCCTGGTGCATGGGGACTACCCCCTGCTGGGGGAATCGGACATCCGCGCCTTCGCCGAGGCGACGCGGGGGAGCGACAGGATGGTGGTCTCCGGCTGCGAAGTTGACGAGGACCTCCACCCCTACCGACTGCTCGTGGAGGATCCCCGGGGCTACCTGCGCTACGCTGCGGACATCCCCCAGGCGGTACGCGGCAGGCGCCAAGCCTACCCCAGGGTCTCGCGGTTCGCGCCCGGGCTCGTGCACGTCCCCTCCGGGATGACGGCCGCCGGGCAGCCTGGTTGCGCCGCGCCCCTGATGTGGCCCATGTCCCGGGAAAAGCTCCTGGACGCGGCCGACCCGTTGGAACGGCTCCAGATCGCCCTGCACAGCTAG
- a CDS encoding ABC transporter ATP-binding protein encodes MGQERLRAAVSARGLSKAFGSGQARTLALDDVSLDVHPGELVLLMGPSGSGKTTLLSVMGCILRPDAGSLLVRGREAVGLPERELCRLRLEHIGFVFQNYNLFPTLRAVENVMVALDLKGRPRHEARRLAGEAMESVGLGDKLASWPADLSGGQKQRLAIARALAGDPEIILADEPTAALDSVNGRQVIGLMRELAKERGRAVAVVTHDNRIFDFADRIVRIEDGRLGAVEKTS; translated from the coding sequence GTGGGGCAGGAACGCCTTCGCGCCGCCGTCTCCGCGCGCGGCCTCTCCAAGGCCTTCGGCTCCGGGCAGGCCAGGACCCTGGCCCTGGACGACGTGTCCCTGGACGTGCACCCGGGCGAACTGGTGCTGCTCATGGGGCCTTCGGGCAGCGGCAAGACCACGCTGCTCTCCGTGATGGGCTGCATCCTGCGCCCGGACGCGGGGAGCCTCCTGGTGCGCGGGCGCGAGGCCGTCGGCCTGCCGGAGCGCGAACTGTGCCGTCTGCGCCTGGAACATATCGGCTTCGTGTTCCAGAACTACAACCTCTTCCCCACGCTGCGCGCCGTGGAGAACGTCATGGTGGCCCTGGACCTCAAGGGCCGGCCGCGCCACGAGGCCCGACGCCTGGCCGGTGAGGCCATGGAGTCCGTGGGGCTGGGCGACAAGCTCGCAAGCTGGCCGGCGGACCTCTCGGGCGGGCAGAAGCAGCGCCTGGCCATCGCCCGCGCCCTGGCCGGAGACCCGGAGATCATCCTGGCCGACGAGCCCACGGCGGCCCTGGATTCCGTGAACGGACGGCAAGTGATCGGGCTCATGCGCGAACTGGCCAAGGAGCGCGGCCGCGCGGTGGCCGTGGTGACCCACGACAACAGGATCTTCGACTTCGCGGACCGAATCGTCCGCATCGAGGACGGCCGCCTCGGGGCCGTGGAGAAGACGTCATGA
- a CDS encoding DedA family protein gives MEYVSQFVWMLGHIKETLEMLVASYGTWTYLVLFLVIFCETGLVVTPFLPGDSLLFILGAFCGAGSLDPLATIGLLTAAAILGDNTNYWIGRTLGPAVFKREDSWLLNKKHLEKTHAFYEKHGGKTVVIARFMPIVRTFAPFVAGIGNMHYPRFLAFSVGGGILWIGGLVGLGYLVGDLPLVKQNFNKVIYLIIALSLMPGVIEFLKARRAAARAVR, from the coding sequence ATGGAATACGTTAGCCAGTTCGTCTGGATGCTCGGCCACATCAAGGAAACCCTGGAGATGCTCGTGGCCTCCTACGGAACGTGGACCTACCTGGTCCTGTTCCTGGTGATCTTCTGCGAGACGGGCCTGGTGGTCACGCCGTTTTTGCCGGGCGACTCGCTGCTCTTCATCCTGGGCGCGTTCTGCGGCGCGGGAAGCCTGGACCCCCTGGCGACCATCGGCCTGCTCACGGCCGCGGCCATCCTGGGCGACAACACCAACTACTGGATCGGGCGCACCCTGGGGCCTGCCGTGTTCAAGCGCGAGGACAGCTGGCTGCTCAACAAGAAGCACCTGGAGAAGACCCACGCCTTCTACGAGAAGCACGGCGGCAAGACCGTGGTGATCGCCCGCTTCATGCCCATCGTGCGCACGTTCGCTCCTTTCGTGGCAGGCATCGGCAACATGCACTATCCGCGCTTCCTCGCCTTCTCGGTGGGCGGCGGCATTCTCTGGATCGGCGGGCTGGTGGGCCTGGGCTACCTGGTGGGCGACCTGCCCCTGGTGAAGCAGAACTTCAACAAGGTGATCTACCTGATCATCGCGCTGTCGCTCATGCCCGGGGTGATCGAGTTCCTGAAGGCCCGCCGGGCCGCCGCGCGCGCCGTGCGCTGA
- a CDS encoding SDR family oxidoreductase has product MAARIKALVTGGAGFIGSHLVDRLLDDGCEVVVVDNCSTGRLQNLAHAAGRSELTVLEADICDFERIRPAFEGVDHVYHLAALADIVPSIQQPVPYYRSNVDGTLSVLEAARAAGVKRFLYTASSSCYGIPDAFPTPEDAAPRPQYPYALTKWLGEQTALHWRQVYGLPVVSLRLFNVYGPRSRTSGTYGAVFGVFLAQKLAGKPLTIVGDGEQTRDFTYVTDIADAMVTAVRSGVSGKAFNVGSGNHYSVNALAKLIGGETVGIPKRPGEPDCTFADTTRISAELGWSPKVSFEEGVARVLEAIDYWREAPVWEPATIAEATEDWFKYLK; this is encoded by the coding sequence ATGGCAGCGAGGATCAAGGCCCTGGTCACCGGCGGAGCGGGCTTCATCGGCAGCCACTTGGTGGACCGCCTTCTGGACGACGGTTGCGAGGTGGTGGTGGTGGACAACTGCTCCACCGGGCGTCTCCAGAACCTGGCCCACGCGGCCGGGCGCAGCGAACTCACGGTGCTCGAAGCCGACATCTGCGACTTCGAGCGCATCCGCCCGGCCTTCGAGGGCGTGGACCACGTCTACCATCTGGCCGCCCTGGCCGACATCGTGCCCTCCATCCAGCAGCCCGTGCCCTACTACCGCTCCAACGTGGACGGCACCCTGAGCGTACTGGAGGCCGCGCGCGCCGCCGGGGTGAAGCGTTTCCTCTACACGGCCTCGTCCTCCTGCTACGGCATCCCCGACGCCTTCCCCACGCCCGAGGACGCCGCCCCCAGGCCCCAGTACCCCTACGCCCTCACCAAGTGGCTGGGCGAACAGACCGCCCTGCACTGGCGCCAAGTCTACGGCCTGCCCGTGGTCTCCCTGCGCCTGTTCAACGTCTACGGGCCGCGCTCGCGCACCTCGGGCACCTACGGCGCGGTGTTCGGCGTGTTCCTGGCCCAGAAACTGGCCGGAAAGCCCCTGACCATCGTGGGCGACGGCGAGCAGACCCGCGATTTCACCTACGTCACGGACATCGCCGACGCCATGGTCACGGCGGTGCGCTCCGGGGTGTCCGGCAAGGCCTTCAACGTGGGCTCGGGCAACCACTACAGCGTCAATGCTCTGGCGAAGCTCATCGGCGGCGAAACCGTGGGCATCCCCAAACGCCCCGGCGAGCCCGACTGCACCTTCGCCGACACCACGCGCATCAGCGCGGAGCTGGGCTGGAGCCCCAAGGTCTCCTTCGAGGAGGGCGTGGCCCGCGTGCTTGAAGCCATCGACTACTGGCGCGAAGCCCCGGTCTGGGAGCCCGCGACCATCGCCGAGGCCACGGAAGACTGGTTCAAGTACCTCAAATAG
- a CDS encoding HlyD family secretion protein, giving the protein MASLASADVAAQGQGVTGRIPQTGRWVAAAGRVEPASEEMRLGFDIPGRISEMLVEEGDRVSRGQPLARLADADIQARLEQARADVASAEASLDKVVAGARAMERVEAAAVLREASSVAANARRESERRSDLVARGVISREEADRAEKDFLVARQREEQARQRFHLVNDPSRAEDVRKAEAEHARAVAQLEEARAYVEKALIRAPLDGVVLRKHRRAGEMVSTNFDSPVVTVGDVTVLRVRADVDEKDVDKVRVGQRAYAVADAYGDRRFEGRVIRVARMLGRKNVRTDDPAERLDTKILETLVEFAPGEEIPVGMRMDVFILMD; this is encoded by the coding sequence ATGGCATCCCTCGCGTCGGCGGACGTGGCGGCACAAGGGCAGGGCGTCACCGGGCGCATCCCGCAAACGGGGCGTTGGGTGGCGGCCGCAGGGCGCGTGGAACCCGCCAGCGAGGAGATGCGCCTGGGCTTCGACATCCCCGGAAGAATCTCCGAAATGCTGGTTGAAGAGGGCGACAGGGTCTCGCGCGGGCAGCCCCTGGCGCGCCTCGCGGACGCGGACATCCAGGCCCGGCTGGAGCAGGCGAGGGCCGACGTGGCCTCGGCCGAGGCCTCGCTGGACAAGGTGGTGGCGGGGGCGCGGGCCATGGAGCGCGTGGAGGCGGCGGCCGTGCTGCGCGAGGCCTCCTCCGTGGCGGCCAACGCCCGGCGCGAGAGCGAGCGCCGTTCCGATCTGGTGGCCCGGGGCGTGATCTCGCGCGAGGAGGCCGACCGTGCCGAGAAGGACTTCCTGGTGGCCCGTCAGCGCGAGGAGCAGGCCCGTCAGCGCTTCCATCTGGTCAACGACCCCAGCCGCGCCGAGGACGTGCGCAAGGCCGAGGCGGAGCACGCCCGCGCCGTGGCCCAGCTCGAGGAGGCCCGGGCCTACGTGGAGAAGGCGCTCATCCGCGCGCCCCTCGACGGCGTGGTGCTGCGCAAGCACCGCCGGGCGGGGGAGATGGTCTCCACCAATTTCGATTCGCCGGTGGTCACGGTGGGCGACGTGACGGTCCTGCGCGTGCGCGCCGACGTGGACGAGAAGGACGTGGACAAGGTGCGCGTGGGCCAGCGGGCTTACGCCGTGGCCGACGCCTACGGCGACCGGCGTTTCGAGGGCCGGGTGATCCGCGTGGCGCGCATGCTCGGGCGCAAGAACGTGCGCACCGACGACCCGGCCGAGCGCCTGGACACCAAGATCCTGGAGACCCTGGTGGAGTTCGCCCCCGGCGAGGAGATTCCCGTGGGCATGCGCATGGACGTGTTCATCCTGATGGACTAG